A region from the Streptomyces lydicus genome encodes:
- a CDS encoding DUF6458 family protein: MGIGGCIVLLAVGAILTFAVDWHIAGINVDLVGIIMMIVGVIGIATYVSILKRRRTQPPSPGAPVVDVEDNRYYR; the protein is encoded by the coding sequence ATGGGTATCGGCGGGTGCATCGTTCTGCTCGCGGTGGGGGCCATCCTCACGTTCGCGGTGGACTGGCACATAGCGGGGATCAACGTCGACCTGGTGGGAATCATCATGATGATCGTCGGTGTCATCGGCATCGCCACCTATGTGAGCATCCTGAAGCGGCGGCGTACCCAGCCGCCGTCCCCCGGCGCACCCGTCGTCGACGTCGAGGACAACCGCTACTACAGGTAG
- a CDS encoding DUF2252 domain-containing protein: MTSVPTPQERAEQGRALRSEVPRSCHAEFSAPASRADPVDIIERQSALRVPELVPLRYGRMLESPFRFYRGAAAIMAADLATTPSTGLRTQLCGDAHLLNFRLLASPERHLMFDINDFDETLPGPWEWDVKRLAASLAIAGRGNGFPEKVRTAIVRAAGASYREQMRRYAEMRTLEVWYAHADMADVEAEEAHELSGRGRAGLAHTIAEARTHDTVQAYRKLTRRSGDRVRIAADPPLIVPLDDLLPDAERDQLTDQIRGLVQDYGRTLRSDHRRLLEQYRVVDVARKVVGVGSVGTRCWIVLLLGKDTDDPLLLQAKEADDSALAAYAGPSLYTHQGERVAAGQRLMQAAGDIFLGWARTTGIDGRQRDFYVRQLRDWKGIMPTDAMAPTGMRRFAVRCGATLARAHARSGDRIAIGAYLGSGTVFEEALARFAERYADRNELDHQALAEAVRSGRVAAASS; this comes from the coding sequence ATGACCTCCGTACCCACCCCGCAGGAACGCGCGGAACAGGGCAGGGCACTTCGCTCCGAAGTGCCCCGCTCGTGTCATGCGGAGTTCAGCGCCCCGGCTTCCCGCGCCGATCCGGTGGACATCATCGAACGGCAGTCGGCCCTGCGGGTACCGGAGTTGGTGCCCCTGCGCTACGGGCGGATGCTGGAGTCGCCCTTCCGCTTCTACCGCGGCGCCGCCGCCATCATGGCGGCCGACCTGGCCACGACGCCGTCCACGGGGCTGCGGACCCAGCTGTGCGGGGACGCCCATCTGCTGAATTTCCGGCTGCTGGCCTCCCCCGAACGCCATCTGATGTTCGACATCAACGACTTCGACGAGACCTTGCCCGGCCCGTGGGAGTGGGACGTCAAGCGCCTGGCGGCCAGCCTCGCCATCGCGGGACGCGGGAACGGCTTCCCCGAGAAGGTGCGGACCGCCATCGTCCGGGCGGCCGGCGCGTCCTACCGCGAGCAGATGCGCCGTTACGCGGAGATGCGCACCCTGGAGGTCTGGTACGCCCATGCCGACATGGCCGATGTGGAGGCCGAGGAAGCGCATGAGCTGAGCGGCAGGGGCCGGGCGGGGCTGGCCCACACGATCGCGGAGGCCCGTACGCACGACACCGTGCAGGCGTATCGCAAGCTGACCCGGAGGAGCGGCGACCGGGTGCGGATCGCCGCCGACCCGCCGTTGATCGTGCCGCTGGACGATCTGCTGCCGGACGCCGAACGTGACCAGCTGACGGACCAGATCCGCGGGCTGGTCCAGGACTACGGCCGCACCCTGCGTTCGGATCATCGCCGGCTGCTGGAGCAGTACCGGGTCGTCGACGTGGCGCGCAAGGTCGTCGGGGTCGGCAGTGTGGGCACCCGCTGCTGGATCGTGCTGCTGCTCGGCAAGGACACGGACGACCCGCTGCTGCTGCAGGCCAAGGAGGCCGACGATTCCGCACTCGCCGCCTACGCCGGACCGAGCCTCTACACCCACCAGGGCGAACGCGTCGCGGCCGGCCAGCGGCTGATGCAGGCCGCCGGCGACATCTTCCTCGGCTGGGCGCGGACCACCGGCATCGACGGCCGCCAACGCGACTTCTATGTACGCCAGTTGCGTGACTGGAAGGGCATCATGCCGACGGATGCGATGGCGCCGACGGGTATGCGGCGGTTCGCCGTACGCTGCGGGGCCACCCTGGCCCGCGCGCACGCCAGGTCCGGCGACCGGATCGCGATCGGCGCCTATCTCGGCAGCGGCACGGTCTTCGAGGAGGCCCTGGCGCGGTTCGCGGAGCGCTACGCGGACCGCAATGAACTCGATCACCAGGCGCTCGCCGAGGCGGTCCGGAGCGGCCGGGTCGCGGCCGCGTCCTCCTGA
- a CDS encoding phosphoketolase family protein produces the protein MHGTENSAGAGTSGEPAAPGPLDAAELHRLDAHWRAANYLSAGQIYLMANPLLTAPLRPEHIKPRLLGHWGTSPGLNLVHTHLNRVIKARGLDALCVWGPGHGGPAVLANSWLDGTYSETYPDVTRDGEGMARLFRQFSFPGGVPSHVAPETPGSIHEGGELGYSLTHAYGAAFDNPELFVACVVGDGEAETGPLAASWHATKFLDPVHDGAVLPVLHLNGYKIANPAVLARIPRDELDALLRGYGHEPVHVTGDDPATVHQALAAAMDTALDRIADIQRRARTEGVTERPRWPMIVLRTPKGWTGPHEVDGQPVEGTWRAHQVPLPGVRDDAGHLRQLEEWLRSYRPQELFDDEGRPRPDVLAGVPEGTRRLGASPHANGGLLLRDLPVPPLERYAVEIGRRGSTLHEPTRVLGGLLAAVMEATAERRDFRVVGPDETASNRLEALYDTTGKAWQATTLDTDEHLAHDGRVMEVLSEHLCQGWLEGYLLTGRHGLFSSYEAFAHIVDSMVNQHIKWLRTARRLPWRRPIASLNYLLTSHVWRQDHNGFSHQDPGFVDHILNKSPEVVRVYLPPDANTLLAVADHALRSRDYVNVIVAGKQPGFDWLGLDEARAHCARGAGAWEWAGTEDGTPPQALGSARTGETPTPDVVLACAGDVPTQETLAAASLLRRHLPELTVRVVNVVDMARLLPSGEHPHGMPDPEYDALFTRDRPVVFAYHGYPWLIHRLCYRRAGHANLHVRGYREEGTTTTPFDMVVRNDLDRYRLVMDVIDRVPGLGVRAVALRQAMADVRTRHHAWIREHGTDLPEVADWTWAD, from the coding sequence ATGCACGGTACGGAGAACTCGGCAGGGGCGGGGACGAGCGGGGAACCAGCAGCGCCGGGGCCCCTCGACGCCGCCGAGCTGCACCGTCTCGACGCCCACTGGCGGGCCGCCAACTATCTGTCCGCCGGACAGATCTATCTGATGGCCAATCCGCTGCTGACGGCACCGCTGCGACCCGAGCACATCAAGCCCCGGCTGCTGGGCCACTGGGGCACCTCGCCCGGCCTGAACCTGGTGCACACCCACCTCAACCGTGTCATCAAGGCCCGGGGGCTGGACGCCCTGTGCGTGTGGGGGCCGGGGCACGGCGGCCCGGCCGTGCTGGCCAACTCCTGGCTGGACGGCACGTACTCCGAGACGTACCCCGATGTCACCCGGGACGGCGAGGGGATGGCCCGGCTCTTCCGGCAGTTCTCGTTCCCCGGCGGGGTGCCCAGCCATGTCGCCCCGGAGACCCCGGGATCGATCCATGAGGGCGGTGAGCTGGGCTACTCCCTCACCCACGCCTACGGCGCCGCGTTCGACAACCCGGAGCTGTTCGTCGCCTGTGTGGTCGGTGACGGCGAGGCGGAGACCGGGCCGCTCGCGGCGTCCTGGCACGCCACGAAGTTCCTGGACCCGGTGCACGACGGCGCGGTGCTGCCCGTGCTGCACCTCAACGGCTACAAGATCGCCAACCCGGCGGTGCTCGCCCGGATCCCGCGGGACGAGCTGGACGCCCTGCTGCGCGGCTACGGTCACGAGCCGGTCCATGTCACCGGCGACGACCCGGCGACGGTCCATCAGGCGCTGGCCGCCGCCATGGACACCGCCCTGGACCGGATCGCGGACATTCAGCGCCGGGCCCGCACCGAGGGTGTGACGGAACGGCCCCGCTGGCCCATGATCGTGCTGCGGACCCCCAAGGGCTGGACCGGTCCGCACGAGGTCGACGGGCAGCCGGTCGAAGGGACCTGGCGCGCCCACCAGGTACCGCTGCCCGGCGTACGCGACGACGCGGGGCATCTGCGGCAGTTGGAGGAGTGGCTGCGTTCGTACCGTCCGCAGGAGCTGTTCGACGACGAGGGCCGGCCGCGGCCCGACGTGCTCGCCGGTGTGCCCGAGGGGACGCGCCGGCTGGGCGCCTCACCGCACGCCAACGGCGGTCTGCTGCTGCGCGATCTGCCCGTTCCGCCGCTGGAGCGGTATGCGGTGGAGATCGGCAGGCGCGGCAGCACACTGCACGAGCCGACCCGGGTGCTGGGCGGGCTGCTGGCAGCGGTCATGGAGGCCACCGCCGAGCGCCGCGACTTCCGTGTCGTGGGCCCCGACGAGACCGCGTCGAACCGCCTCGAAGCGCTTTACGACACCACCGGCAAGGCCTGGCAGGCCACCACACTCGACACCGACGAGCACCTTGCGCACGACGGCCGGGTCATGGAGGTGCTCTCCGAGCATCTGTGCCAGGGCTGGCTGGAGGGCTATCTGCTCACCGGCCGGCACGGGCTCTTCTCCAGCTACGAGGCCTTCGCGCACATCGTCGACTCCATGGTCAACCAGCACATCAAATGGCTGCGGACCGCGCGCCGGCTGCCCTGGCGGCGCCCCATCGCCTCCCTGAACTACCTGTTGACCTCCCATGTCTGGCGGCAGGACCACAACGGCTTCTCGCACCAGGACCCCGGCTTCGTCGACCACATCCTCAACAAGAGCCCGGAGGTGGTCCGGGTCTATCTGCCGCCGGACGCCAACACCCTGCTCGCGGTGGCCGATCATGCGCTGCGCAGCCGCGACTACGTCAATGTGATCGTGGCCGGCAAACAGCCGGGCTTCGACTGGCTCGGCCTGGACGAGGCCCGCGCCCACTGCGCGCGGGGCGCCGGTGCCTGGGAGTGGGCGGGCACCGAGGACGGCACCCCTCCCCAAGCTCTCGGCTCCGCTCGAACAGGGGAGACCCCCACGCCCGATGTGGTGCTGGCCTGTGCCGGCGACGTGCCCACCCAGGAGACCCTGGCGGCGGCGAGTCTGCTGCGCCGGCATCTGCCCGAGCTGACGGTGCGGGTGGTCAATGTCGTCGACATGGCCCGGCTGCTGCCGTCCGGAGAGCACCCGCACGGCATGCCCGACCCCGAGTACGACGCCCTGTTCACCCGCGACAGGCCGGTCGTCTTCGCCTACCACGGCTACCCGTGGCTCATCCACCGGCTCTGCTACCGCCGCGCCGGCCACGCGAATCTGCATGTCCGCGGCTATCGGGAGGAGGGCACCACGACCACGCCCTTCGACATGGTCGTGCGCAACGATCTCGACCGGTACCGGCTGGTGATGGATGTGATCGACCGGGTCCCTGGCCTCGGGGTGCGCGCCGTCGCACTCCGGCAGGCGATGGCGGACGTCCGTACCCGTCACCACGCCTGGATCCGGGAACACGGCACCGATCTGCCGGAGGTCGCCGACTGGACCTGGGCGGACTGA
- a CDS encoding cation diffusion facilitator family transporter produces MSRHAETAHHSTGRPDREEDKDNQEDQKDQKDQEDSRTAVTVFVALGANLVIALAKLLGGLFAGSPALLSEAAHSVADSLNEIFLLASLKRSTRAPDSKHPFGYGKERYFWSLLAAVGIFVMGGCFSVFQGIEALRSDSSESHTGYVVGLVVLAVALVAEGSSLVRAVLQVAGQARRTGRSVREAIRSADDPALRTVLAEDSTACFGVVLAMAGLGLHMITGEVRWEAWASMLIGALLVFVAYRLAKESRGQIIGEAADPALRRALVEFLTQQPEIDTVTTLLSMRLGTRSTLVAARVDLVGGLDSEEVEEVLVRLKRTIRERWPLADQVFLDVTDASPGDRERARQERRRLDRAVDDGSGRDGPSGQDGKSGQDGAAREG; encoded by the coding sequence TTGTCCCGGCACGCTGAGACCGCGCACCACTCCACCGGCCGACCGGACCGGGAGGAGGACAAGGACAACCAGGAGGACCAGAAGGACCAGAAGGACCAGGAGGACAGCCGGACCGCGGTCACCGTCTTCGTGGCGCTCGGCGCCAATCTGGTGATCGCCCTCGCCAAGCTGCTCGGCGGGCTGTTCGCGGGCTCCCCCGCGCTGCTCTCCGAGGCCGCCCACTCGGTGGCCGACAGCCTCAACGAGATCTTTCTGCTGGCCTCGCTCAAGCGCAGCACGCGCGCGCCCGACAGCAAACACCCCTTCGGCTACGGCAAGGAGCGGTACTTCTGGTCCCTGCTGGCCGCCGTCGGCATCTTCGTCATGGGCGGCTGCTTCTCCGTCTTCCAGGGCATCGAGGCACTGCGCTCGGACAGCTCGGAGAGCCATACGGGCTATGTCGTCGGCCTCGTCGTGCTGGCGGTCGCGCTGGTCGCCGAGGGCTCCTCGCTGGTCCGCGCCGTGCTGCAGGTGGCCGGCCAGGCGCGGCGGACCGGCCGGAGCGTCCGGGAGGCGATCCGCTCGGCCGACGACCCCGCGTTGCGGACGGTGCTGGCCGAGGACTCGACGGCCTGTTTCGGTGTAGTGCTCGCCATGGCCGGCCTGGGACTGCACATGATCACCGGAGAGGTCCGGTGGGAGGCCTGGGCGTCCATGCTCATCGGTGCGCTGCTGGTGTTCGTCGCCTACCGGCTCGCCAAGGAGTCACGCGGCCAGATCATCGGCGAGGCCGCCGACCCGGCCCTGCGCCGGGCCCTTGTGGAGTTCCTGACGCAGCAGCCGGAGATCGACACCGTGACCACTCTGCTGTCGATGCGGCTGGGGACCCGGTCGACGCTGGTCGCGGCCCGTGTCGATCTCGTCGGCGGCCTGGACAGCGAGGAGGTCGAGGAGGTCCTGGTACGACTGAAGCGGACCATCCGCGAGCGATGGCCGCTCGCCGACCAGGTCTTCCTGGACGTCACGGACGCCTCGCCCGGCGACCGGGAACGCGCCCGGCAGGAGCGGCGGCGGCTGGACCGGGCGGTGGACGACGGGTCCGGGCGGGATGGCCCGTCCGGGCAAGACGGCAAGTCCGGGCAGGACGGGGCGGCGCGGGAGGGGTGA
- a CDS encoding Ku protein, with the protein MRPTAKFSISFGLVTIPVAAYNATDSSTSVSFVRIHTADGGRVRNQPVCSLEGTEITPDEIGRGYKPDGGDTVVPLSDDDLDALPLPTAKTLTILAFVAGGDIDPLQMGKGYYLGIDSPAAAKPYALLREAMERHQRVGLGKIALHGRETLAMIRPVEDVLVMQVLLWPHQIRSLDGVLPERQAEVAPAEVAAAETLMDSFGELSEDDVHDHYREALEEIVAAKLAHREPEFPAGEEQPAGQVVDLMAALQDSVRAARKSRGEDEGEGAGGSSGGGAGSGRTTKKDTTQKGTTKKTAAEKTAEKKAEKKEAATKTATKRSAATKSSATKAAAKKTAAKKAAPAKESVSGSGRRAG; encoded by the coding sequence ATGCGCCCCACGGCGAAGTTCTCCATCAGCTTCGGCCTGGTCACGATCCCGGTCGCCGCGTACAACGCCACGGACAGCTCCACGTCGGTCAGCTTTGTGCGGATCCACACGGCGGACGGCGGCCGGGTGCGCAATCAGCCCGTCTGCTCGCTCGAAGGCACCGAGATCACCCCGGACGAGATCGGCCGCGGCTACAAACCCGACGGCGGCGACACCGTCGTACCGCTGAGCGACGACGATCTGGACGCGCTGCCGCTGCCCACCGCGAAGACGCTGACGATCCTGGCCTTCGTCGCCGGCGGCGACATCGACCCGCTGCAGATGGGCAAGGGGTACTACCTCGGCATCGACAGCCCCGCCGCGGCCAAGCCCTACGCCCTGCTGCGCGAGGCGATGGAGCGGCATCAGCGCGTCGGGCTCGGCAAGATCGCCCTGCACGGGCGGGAGACGCTGGCCATGATCCGCCCGGTGGAGGACGTGCTGGTCATGCAGGTACTGCTGTGGCCGCACCAGATCCGCTCGCTGGACGGGGTGCTGCCCGAACGGCAGGCGGAGGTCGCCCCGGCCGAGGTGGCGGCCGCCGAGACGCTGATGGATTCCTTCGGCGAACTGTCCGAGGACGATGTGCACGATCACTACCGTGAAGCGCTCGAAGAGATCGTGGCGGCGAAGCTGGCGCATCGCGAACCGGAGTTCCCGGCCGGCGAGGAGCAGCCGGCCGGGCAGGTGGTGGACCTGATGGCGGCCCTTCAGGACAGCGTCCGCGCGGCCAGGAAGTCCCGCGGTGAGGACGAGGGCGAGGGCGCCGGGGGCTCGTCGGGCGGCGGCGCCGGATCGGGCCGCACCACGAAGAAGGACACCACGCAGAAGGGCACGACGAAGAAGACCGCGGCGGAGAAGACGGCAGAGAAGAAGGCAGAGAAGAAGGAGGCAGCGACGAAGACAGCGACGAAGAGGTCCGCTGCCACCAAGAGCTCCGCGACCAAGGCCGCCGCCAAGAAGACCGCTGCCAAGAAGGCAGCCCCGGCGAAGGAGAGCGTGAGCGGCAGCGGACGGCGGGCCGGCTGA
- a CDS encoding DUF7144 family membrane protein, whose amino-acid sequence MATQKHSVSGWTAFAAVLMIFGGLMAFLEGISAIAQDRLFVTTRNYVFSFSLTGWGWIHLILGIVIFLAGVALLATGAMWARVIGIILAGLGAMANFLWIPHYPFWAIVLVAIDIFIMWALCRDDHHHSAAAR is encoded by the coding sequence ATGGCCACTCAGAAGCACAGTGTGAGCGGATGGACAGCGTTCGCCGCAGTTCTGATGATCTTCGGTGGCCTCATGGCCTTCCTGGAGGGCATCTCCGCCATCGCGCAGGACCGCCTCTTCGTCACCACGCGGAACTACGTGTTCTCGTTCAGCCTCACGGGCTGGGGCTGGATCCACCTCATCCTGGGCATCGTCATCTTCCTCGCGGGTGTCGCCCTGCTCGCCACCGGGGCGATGTGGGCGCGGGTGATCGGTATCATCCTGGCGGGCCTCGGCGCGATGGCGAACTTCCTGTGGATCCCCCACTACCCGTTCTGGGCCATCGTGCTGGTCGCCATCGACATCTTCATCATGTGGGCGCTGTGTAGGGACGACCACCATCACTCGGCGGCCGCCCGGTGA
- a CDS encoding alpha/beta hydrolase: protein MAAVAALLAGFVGTPAAAAADGPDLTSFYQQKLSWEPCGKDLRNGAGSDGTGQPPGYRGRLECARLEVPRDYRNPERNTMQVQLIRLKATGPGKRIGSLVLNPGGPGASGVNYLTDSGSAFARLGQRYDLVSFDPRGTGHTDPVSCGSKLAPPGKGADDSLAAKEKRINEACGRYSGELLRWVGTPDVARDMDVLRAAVHDDKLNYLGFSYGTRLGAVYAHEFPHKVGRMVLDSVEDPTKNQWQTALSQARGFQRALDDFAADCTHRPDCALGTDEHKAQDQLRSWYRELSDQPMKAKGETVDETTYVYALREALYSRSDWPALRQALSQLRTGDASGILRLSDAGGSSAARAGSAPARRVGQDDLPSQDQLALRAISCRDTSERYGERDYPRAERELTKASPLFGPDIAPTLLDCYSWPVAGDDASRDVAAPDAPPILLVATTNDPATPYQGAFNMARELGNSSTVLTFRGEGHAAYTTGDPCVQRRVDDFLLNGTLPKGKTSCG from the coding sequence GTGGCCGCGGTGGCGGCGCTGCTCGCCGGGTTCGTGGGAACCCCGGCCGCTGCGGCAGCCGATGGTCCGGATCTGACGTCCTTCTACCAGCAGAAACTGTCCTGGGAACCCTGCGGCAAGGATCTGCGGAACGGCGCGGGAAGCGACGGCACCGGTCAGCCGCCCGGCTACCGGGGGCGTCTGGAGTGCGCCCGGCTGGAGGTCCCACGGGACTACCGCAACCCCGAACGGAACACCATGCAGGTCCAGCTGATCCGGCTGAAGGCGACCGGGCCCGGCAAACGGATCGGCTCCCTGGTGCTCAACCCCGGTGGACCGGGTGCTTCCGGCGTCAACTACCTCACCGACAGCGGCAGCGCCTTCGCCCGGCTGGGGCAGCGCTACGACCTCGTGAGCTTCGATCCGCGCGGCACCGGCCACACCGACCCGGTCTCCTGCGGCAGCAAGCTCGCGCCACCCGGCAAGGGCGCCGACGACAGCCTCGCCGCGAAGGAGAAGCGCATCAACGAGGCCTGCGGCCGCTACTCCGGTGAGCTGCTGCGCTGGGTCGGCACGCCTGATGTCGCCCGGGACATGGACGTCCTGCGCGCCGCGGTCCACGACGACAAGCTCAACTACCTGGGGTTCTCGTACGGCACCAGGCTCGGGGCGGTCTACGCCCACGAGTTCCCGCACAAGGTCGGCCGGATGGTCCTGGACAGCGTCGAGGACCCGACCAAGAACCAGTGGCAGACCGCGCTGTCCCAGGCGCGGGGCTTCCAGCGGGCGCTGGACGACTTCGCCGCCGACTGCACCCACCGGCCGGACTGCGCGCTGGGCACCGATGAGCACAAGGCGCAGGATCAACTGCGTTCATGGTACCGGGAGCTGAGTGATCAGCCGATGAAGGCGAAGGGGGAGACGGTGGATGAGACCACCTATGTGTACGCCTTGCGTGAGGCGCTGTACAGCAGGAGCGACTGGCCGGCACTGCGGCAGGCCCTGTCGCAGCTGCGGACCGGAGACGCCTCGGGGATTCTCCGCCTGAGCGACGCGGGGGGCAGCAGCGCCGCCCGTGCCGGCAGCGCCCCGGCACGGCGGGTCGGCCAGGACGACCTACCGTCGCAGGACCAGCTGGCCCTGCGAGCGATCTCCTGCCGGGACACCTCGGAACGCTACGGCGAACGCGACTACCCCCGCGCGGAGCGCGAACTCACCAAGGCTTCCCCGCTCTTCGGCCCGGACATCGCCCCGACCTTGCTGGACTGTTACTCCTGGCCCGTTGCGGGCGACGACGCCTCCCGGGACGTCGCGGCGCCCGACGCGCCGCCGATTCTGCTCGTCGCGACCACCAACGATCCGGCGACCCCCTACCAAGGTGCCTTCAACATGGCCCGTGAGCTGGGCAATTCCAGCACCGTGCTGACCTTCCGCGGGGAGGGACACGCCGCCTACACCACCGGCGACCCCTGCGTGCAGCGCCGTGTGGACGACTTCCTGCTGAACGGCACCCTGCCGAAGGGGAAGACCTCCTGCGGTTGA